One region of Bacillus zhangzhouensis genomic DNA includes:
- a CDS encoding ferritin-like domain-containing protein — protein sequence MYYGYYDYSYSPYDMRQNTRIISDLEKAVNGEYSAIQCYEKLVQRAKTPEAKKIIQEIRQDEVRHYQLFSKLYYSLTGKNHKPSVTEPCPDQLREGLVFAFKDEQKTVDFYLTVSDYVRDQGTKELMKRIAQDEQQHAVWFLYLLTHHVS from the coding sequence ATGTATTACGGTTATTATGACTACTCGTACTCGCCATATGACATGCGCCAAAACACAAGGATCATTTCAGACCTTGAAAAAGCGGTCAATGGTGAATATTCTGCGATCCAATGCTACGAAAAACTTGTCCAAAGAGCAAAAACTCCTGAGGCAAAAAAAATCATTCAAGAAATACGCCAGGATGAAGTCAGACACTATCAGCTATTTTCAAAGCTATATTATTCTTTAACAGGTAAAAACCACAAACCAAGCGTAACAGAACCTTGTCCAGATCAATTGAGAGAAGGGCTTGTTTTCGCATTTAAAGATGAACAAAAAACGGTCGATTTTTACTTAACGGTATCAGATTATGTCCGGGATCAAGGAACAAAAGAGCTGATGAAACGTATCGCTCAAGATGAACAGCAGCATGCTGTATGGTTTTTGTATCTTTTAACGCACCATGTGTCTTAG
- a CDS encoding lysozyme family protein, translating to MKKLLTAFFTSLPIIFFGGMLIMVVLIFGGNQKEEIGGGDEEFVTNGIAPEIERLRHVFEKYARKEGVYDQLNIIMALTMQESGGRYLDIMQSSESIGLPPNSITSPEYSIQVGVKHFAAVFKKAGGDVRLTLQSYNYGSGFIDYVKKRGGKYTKALALEFSRFQALKLGWRSYGDPNYVDHVMRYLKGGGTVKPVNGAMEGYETVMNEALKYEGNPYQWAGSTPKTGFDCSGLVQWAYRKAGISLPRTAQEQYGATKKIAESQAVPGDLVFFTGTYQGKFITHVGIYVGEGRMYNSNDSGVQYSDLKKGYWRDHLVSFGRIKN from the coding sequence ATGAAAAAGCTATTGACGGCTTTTTTTACTTCTCTTCCAATAATCTTTTTTGGAGGAATGTTGATTATGGTTGTGTTGATTTTTGGTGGTAATCAAAAAGAAGAAATTGGCGGTGGTGATGAAGAGTTTGTAACAAATGGCATTGCTCCAGAAATTGAAAGGCTGCGTCACGTATTTGAGAAGTATGCCCGCAAAGAAGGTGTTTACGATCAGTTGAACATTATCATGGCACTAACAATGCAAGAGAGTGGGGGACGCTATCTTGATATTATGCAGTCTAGTGAATCAATAGGTTTGCCGCCTAACTCTATAACAAGTCCAGAGTATTCCATTCAAGTAGGTGTGAAACACTTTGCGGCTGTTTTTAAAAAAGCAGGGGGGGATGTTCGATTAACATTACAGTCTTACAATTATGGTAGCGGGTTTATTGATTACGTGAAAAAACGTGGGGGGAAGTACACAAAAGCCCTTGCGTTAGAATTTAGCAGATTTCAAGCTCTTAAATTGGGTTGGCGAAGCTATGGTGACCCTAATTATGTTGATCATGTCATGCGCTATTTGAAGGGCGGTGGCACTGTAAAGCCTGTCAACGGTGCTATGGAAGGATATGAGACTGTAATGAATGAAGCCCTTAAGTATGAAGGTAATCCATATCAATGGGCTGGTTCAACTCCAAAAACGGGTTTTGATTGCTCGGGTCTTGTTCAATGGGCATATAGAAAAGCGGGTATTTCTTTACCCAGAACAGCCCAAGAGCAGTATGGCGCAACGAAAAAGATTGCTGAAAGTCAGGCAGTACCGGGAGACTTAGTCTTCTTCACGGGTACCTATCAGGGTAAATTTATTACTCATGTGGGAATTTATGTAGGAGAAGGAAGAATGTATAATAGTAACGATAGTGGCGTCCAATACTCTGATCTTAAAAAAGGATATTGGCGTGATCACTTGGTGTCGTTTGGCAGAATAAAAAATTAG
- a CDS encoding tetratricopeptide repeat protein, whose amino-acid sequence MRDLIPYDLVTTKLNNWYRAIKTENVELAREIKQQVKSELDSMEENQDALLYFKLLEFRHDLLESHLNAKNPQDLDKTYLTLKKVERQENLTGMLEYYYYFFMGMYEFRRKELTAAISAYRKAEMMISEINDEIEEAEFYFKLSYVYYYMKQTYFSLNYADRALKIYERYEDYLVQALRCRFVIGGNLIDESKFRQALNMFLEILEIARKNNLAHIKGMAHINAALCYEELKQYSEACEHLDLAINYLESHKNSFLTKALFNQTHVYLKRGMFIEAKYNYIKGLKYVEEFNDEEYKLKFMILTGLYYEDDHSLILEAFDSLLEKNMYADVENLALEVAEYFSSNENFKLANDYFRMSIDVRRKIREEELIDEKNSGYIYNVD is encoded by the coding sequence ATGCGTGATTTGATACCATATGATCTAGTGACTACCAAGTTAAATAATTGGTATAGAGCTATAAAAACGGAAAATGTTGAATTGGCGAGAGAAATTAAGCAGCAAGTGAAGAGCGAACTAGATAGTATGGAGGAAAATCAAGATGCCCTTTTGTATTTTAAATTGCTGGAATTTAGACATGATTTGTTAGAGAGTCATCTTAATGCAAAAAATCCTCAAGATTTAGATAAAACATATCTAACATTGAAAAAAGTTGAAAGACAAGAAAATTTGACAGGTATGTTAGAGTATTACTATTATTTTTTTATGGGTATGTATGAGTTTCGTAGAAAAGAACTAACGGCTGCAATATCTGCTTATAGAAAAGCTGAAATGATGATTTCTGAAATTAATGATGAAATTGAAGAAGCTGAATTTTATTTTAAGCTTTCGTATGTTTATTATTATATGAAACAAACTTACTTTTCTCTGAATTACGCTGACAGAGCACTAAAAATTTACGAAAGATACGAAGATTATTTGGTACAGGCGCTTAGATGTCGATTTGTCATAGGTGGTAATTTAATAGATGAATCGAAGTTTAGGCAAGCTCTTAATATGTTTTTGGAAATATTAGAAATTGCCCGAAAAAACAATTTAGCACATATTAAAGGGATGGCTCATATTAATGCTGCTCTTTGCTATGAGGAATTGAAGCAGTATAGTGAAGCTTGTGAACATCTTGATTTAGCTATAAATTATTTAGAGTCTCATAAAAACAGTTTTTTGACAAAAGCTTTATTTAACCAAACTCATGTTTACTTGAAAAGAGGTATGTTCATAGAAGCGAAGTATAATTATATAAAAGGGTTAAAGTATGTAGAAGAATTTAACGATGAAGAATACAAATTGAAATTCATGATATTAACAGGACTATATTATGAAGATGATCATTCGTTAATTTTGGAAGCTTTTGATTCCCTTTTAGAAAAAAACATGTATGCGGATGTTGAAAATCTGGCTTTGGAAGTCGCTGAATACTTTAGTTCAAACGAGAACTTCAAATTAGCAAATGATTACTTTAGAATGAGTATTGATGTAAGAAGAAAAATTAGAGAGGAGGAGCTTATTGATGAAAAAAATTCTGGTTACATCTATAATGTTGATTAG
- a CDS encoding M56 family metallopeptidase yields MNKMKSSLLFLGGILIGLTIFYQMGYYVLSSFFGWNQAYNLIHVCQSVLEFYGFTPLKYFLDALVLYTMGFSIFYMTKQIKKYIQFKQNLMLAVDYQSTESLSEKYADDIIVFHCHEPLAFAMGMLHPKVYLSTSLIDMLDEEEIDAVVHHELHHKYSYDPLKAFTFSMLTKVIWYIPVLKHMRQSYSVFREVIADDYAIWQTGTELGVGQALLKLMKKRTQCQKQTKFAVSFGDRALNLRIQKILNPTYNIPFNVPIIPIVTSTILMVALMIMLNLNY; encoded by the coding sequence ATGAATAAAATGAAATCGAGCCTGCTATTTTTAGGCGGTATATTGATTGGTTTAACGATTTTTTATCAGATGGGATATTACGTGCTCTCAAGCTTTTTTGGCTGGAATCAAGCATATAATCTGATTCATGTATGCCAGTCTGTTCTCGAATTCTATGGATTCACTCCTTTGAAATATTTTCTAGATGCTTTAGTCCTCTACACAATGGGATTTTCGATTTTCTATATGACGAAGCAAATCAAAAAGTACATTCAATTCAAGCAAAATCTGATGCTTGCAGTCGATTACCAGTCGACCGAATCTTTATCTGAGAAATATGCAGATGACATCATTGTGTTTCATTGTCATGAACCGCTTGCTTTTGCCATGGGGATGCTTCACCCAAAGGTCTACTTATCAACTTCTCTCATAGACATGTTGGATGAAGAGGAGATTGACGCTGTTGTTCATCATGAATTGCACCACAAATACAGCTATGATCCTTTAAAGGCTTTCACATTCTCAATGCTCACAAAAGTTATTTGGTACATTCCAGTGTTAAAGCATATGAGACAAAGCTATTCCGTTTTTCGTGAAGTGATCGCAGATGACTATGCTATTTGGCAGACAGGCACTGAGCTTGGAGTAGGGCAAGCCCTTTTGAAACTCATGAAAAAAAGAACTCAGTGTCAAAAACAAACGAAGTTTGCGGTATCCTTTGGAGATCGGGCATTGAATTTAAGAATACAAAAAATTTTAAATCCAACATACAATATTCCTTTCAATGTACCCATCATTCCCATTGTCACATCAACCATTCTCATGGTGGCCTTAATGATTATGCTTAACCTAAATTACTAA
- a CDS encoding DoxX family protein, which translates to MKTNQEIGTLFVRVILGMIFFLHGLQAYQGGLGGTAAFFGQIGIPEFMAYIVKTIELVGGIALILGLGTRIFAALFVPIMAVAIFTVGFSKGFVGGYEFELSLLVMALYLTLSGSKMLSIDGMLKHQQQSNEAKFH; encoded by the coding sequence ATGAAAACGAATCAAGAAATAGGAACACTTTTCGTACGTGTTATTTTAGGTATGATCTTCTTTCTACATGGACTTCAGGCATATCAAGGAGGTCTGGGAGGAACAGCGGCATTCTTTGGACAAATTGGTATACCGGAATTTATGGCCTATATTGTGAAGACAATTGAGCTGGTCGGTGGTATCGCCTTGATTTTAGGTCTAGGAACACGTATTTTCGCAGCGTTATTTGTACCCATTATGGCTGTGGCGATTTTTACGGTTGGTTTTTCGAAAGGATTTGTTGGCGGTTATGAATTTGAACTATCACTGCTCGTTATGGCACTTTATTTAACACTTAGCGGCAGTAAGATGCTGTCCATTGATGGGATGCTAAAACATCAGCAGCAAAGCAATGAAGCAAAATTTCATTAA
- a CDS encoding BlaI/MecI/CopY family transcriptional regulator, with protein sequence MKVPSFKYNEKGLNRFFGPLEGRIMEILYQGEDMPIKEVQQKLSDEKPINFNTVMTVLNRLTEKGIVEKKTKGRSSIYHPILTKEEFLNEQTKWITQGLMDDFGPLAVNHMVDAIESADPELLKVLEARLASKKEEQQNE encoded by the coding sequence ATGAAAGTTCCTTCTTTTAAATATAATGAAAAGGGATTGAATCGTTTTTTCGGTCCTTTAGAGGGAAGAATTATGGAGATTCTTTATCAAGGAGAGGATATGCCGATTAAAGAAGTGCAGCAGAAGCTGTCAGATGAAAAGCCGATTAATTTCAACACGGTGATGACTGTGCTGAACCGCTTAACCGAAAAGGGAATTGTAGAGAAGAAAACAAAAGGGCGTTCATCTATTTACCATCCCATTTTAACAAAAGAAGAATTTCTAAATGAGCAGACGAAATGGATTACGCAAGGGCTGATGGACGATTTTGGTCCACTTGCAGTGAATCATATGGTAGATGCAATTGAAAGTGCTGACCCTGAATTACTCAAAGTGCTTGAAGCAAGGCTGGCATCCAAAAAAGAGGAGCAGCAAAATGAATAA
- the addB gene encoding helicase-exonuclease AddAB subunit AddB — protein MEIQFLAGRSGSGKTTAILEEIKEQLRLDPLGPPIIFLVPDQMTFLMEYELAKTSEAGGMIRAKVFSFTRLAWSILQQTGGANRQFVTSTGIQMLLRKVIEEQKEKFKVFKKASDKPGFVEQIEKTMAEFKRYCMLPEDIEKISLSSMHSEYTEERRAAEKLHDLHVLYQQMEQHLQDEYVHSEDYLTLLTQQIPLSEEIKGAHIYIDGFYQFTPQQLLVIEQLLLHAEKITAAFTVDRSYHDKQPNELDLFRMTGKTYFQLYQLAKECGAAINEHILEGNHRHLHTPDLAYLERQYEQRPVHPYQEETPHLTVSKSASKRAEIEGVAREILHLVREEGLRLRDISVVARHVDDYKDTLKEVFRDYDIPFFIDGNESMQYHPLIELIRSSLDVIKGNWRYEAVFRCVKTEFLFPLELAKNKAREQADQLENYCIAYGVKGERWTNGSRFHYRRFQSLDEDFGQTDEEIEMEQMLNDVKEWIAPPLFQLQKRLKKAQNVKDMVEAIYVFLEKIQVPDKLEKARLEAEEAGRLAEAMQHGQVWDAVIQLMDEFVEMLGEEELSFPLFQQIMDTGLASLKFALIPPSLDQVFIGSMDLSRMYQVKCMFIIGVNDGVIPARPSDESVLSEDDREWLKRAGAELAETGKERLLDEQFLIYQALSSPSRHLYLSYSVSDEEGRSLLPSTLIKYCQELMPNHQHALYVLDPEQLDDEEQLKFVANEHVSLSYTVSQLQQWLNQYPISGLWWSVYNYLITSTHRDVSKNILSSLFFTNRAKRLKPNVTKELYGDHIQGSVSRMEKFNACAFSHFASHGLKLKDRQFYKLEAPDIGQLFHSALKHISDTLVEQKKDWKNLTKDDCVNYSRHAIEQLAPRLQKEILLSSNRHAYMKEKLQKILIRVSSILSEHARVSGFSPVGLELGFGGQGPLPPFTFQLKNGCTMELVGRIDRVDKAEGSKGLLLRIVDYKSSEKGLDLAEVYYGLALQMLTYLDLTITYSKEWLGVEATPAGILYFHIHDPLIQAPIPLAEDEIEQEIFKKFKMKGLLLEDVEAVKLMDQTLESGRSQVIQAGLKKDGSFRSDSAVLSEDHFHILTQHVRRTFEEAGERITNGEVAINPYKLKDQTPCRFCSFKSICQFDESIEDNEFRVLSSEKDDVVIERIKKEGDQYANTKTE, from the coding sequence GTGGAGATTCAGTTTTTAGCAGGCAGATCGGGGAGTGGTAAAACGACTGCAATCTTAGAGGAAATCAAAGAACAACTTCGGCTTGATCCATTGGGTCCGCCAATCATTTTTTTAGTCCCGGATCAAATGACATTTTTAATGGAATACGAGCTTGCAAAAACGTCTGAAGCCGGTGGGATGATCAGGGCCAAAGTATTTAGTTTCACGCGTCTTGCCTGGTCTATTTTACAGCAGACTGGCGGTGCGAACCGGCAATTTGTGACAAGCACAGGAATTCAAATGCTTTTAAGAAAAGTGATTGAAGAACAGAAAGAAAAGTTTAAGGTATTCAAAAAAGCGAGTGATAAGCCGGGGTTTGTCGAGCAAATCGAAAAGACGATGGCTGAGTTCAAAAGGTACTGCATGCTACCGGAGGATATTGAAAAAATTTCATTATCGAGCATGCATTCAGAGTATACAGAAGAAAGACGGGCAGCCGAAAAATTGCATGATCTGCATGTTCTTTATCAGCAGATGGAGCAGCATTTACAAGATGAATATGTTCACTCAGAAGACTATTTGACACTTCTCACACAGCAAATTCCTTTATCGGAAGAAATAAAAGGAGCACACATTTATATAGATGGTTTTTATCAATTTACACCGCAGCAGCTTCTCGTCATTGAACAGCTTCTGCTGCATGCTGAGAAAATTACTGCTGCTTTCACAGTGGATCGTTCCTATCATGATAAGCAGCCAAATGAACTTGATTTATTTCGTATGACAGGTAAAACGTATTTCCAGCTCTATCAGCTTGCCAAAGAGTGCGGAGCGGCCATTAATGAGCACATTTTGGAGGGGAATCACCGTCATCTTCATACGCCAGATCTTGCTTATTTAGAACGCCAATATGAGCAGAGACCGGTGCATCCATATCAAGAAGAAACCCCCCATCTCACAGTGTCTAAAAGTGCGAGTAAACGAGCTGAAATTGAGGGAGTAGCGAGAGAAATTCTTCATTTAGTGAGAGAAGAAGGACTTAGATTGCGAGATATTTCAGTTGTCGCGCGGCATGTAGATGACTATAAAGATACGTTAAAAGAGGTTTTTAGAGATTACGATATTCCTTTTTTTATTGATGGAAATGAATCAATGCAGTATCATCCGCTCATTGAATTGATTCGTTCGAGCTTGGATGTCATAAAAGGAAACTGGCGTTATGAGGCTGTGTTTCGCTGCGTGAAGACAGAGTTCTTATTTCCGCTCGAACTCGCCAAAAACAAAGCGAGAGAACAGGCAGATCAGCTTGAAAACTACTGTATTGCTTATGGTGTAAAAGGAGAACGCTGGACAAATGGCTCCCGTTTCCATTACAGGCGGTTCCAATCCTTAGATGAGGATTTTGGACAAACAGATGAAGAAATTGAAATGGAACAGATGCTGAATGATGTAAAGGAATGGATCGCACCTCCGCTTTTCCAATTGCAAAAAAGGCTGAAAAAAGCGCAAAACGTAAAAGACATGGTGGAGGCAATCTATGTCTTTTTAGAGAAAATACAAGTGCCGGATAAACTTGAAAAGGCTAGGTTGGAGGCTGAAGAAGCAGGTAGATTAGCTGAAGCCATGCAGCATGGACAAGTATGGGATGCTGTTATTCAATTAATGGATGAATTTGTTGAAATGCTCGGTGAGGAGGAGCTCTCATTTCCTTTATTCCAACAGATAATGGATACAGGATTGGCCTCTTTAAAATTCGCTTTAATTCCGCCTTCACTCGACCAAGTATTTATCGGAAGTATGGATTTATCGAGAATGTATCAAGTGAAGTGTATGTTTATCATTGGGGTAAATGATGGCGTTATTCCCGCACGCCCTTCTGACGAAAGTGTTTTGTCTGAGGATGACCGAGAATGGTTAAAACGAGCAGGAGCAGAGCTGGCAGAAACAGGGAAGGAACGGCTGCTAGATGAGCAATTTTTAATTTACCAGGCGCTGTCGAGTCCATCTCGTCATTTGTATCTGTCTTATTCAGTTTCAGATGAAGAGGGGCGCTCTCTATTGCCTTCGACTCTTATTAAGTATTGTCAGGAGCTTATGCCAAATCATCAGCATGCTTTGTATGTGTTAGACCCGGAACAGCTGGATGACGAGGAGCAATTAAAGTTTGTAGCGAATGAGCATGTCTCGTTATCGTATACCGTCTCGCAGCTGCAGCAATGGCTCAATCAATATCCCATCAGCGGTTTATGGTGGAGTGTCTATAATTATTTGATAACGTCAACTCATCGGGATGTATCAAAAAACATCTTGTCGAGTTTGTTTTTTACAAATCGAGCGAAGCGCTTAAAACCAAACGTCACAAAAGAACTTTATGGTGATCACATTCAAGGCAGTGTTTCAAGAATGGAGAAATTCAATGCGTGTGCATTTTCTCACTTTGCTTCCCACGGGTTAAAACTAAAGGACCGGCAATTTTATAAATTGGAAGCACCCGATATCGGCCAGCTGTTTCACTCGGCTTTAAAGCATATTTCAGATACGCTTGTTGAACAAAAAAAGGACTGGAAAAACTTAACGAAGGATGACTGTGTCAACTATTCAAGACATGCAATCGAACAACTTGCTCCGCGTCTTCAAAAGGAAATCCTATTAAGCTCTAATCGGCATGCTTATATGAAAGAAAAGCTCCAGAAAATCTTGATTCGAGTCTCTTCTATCTTAAGTGAGCATGCAAGAGTGAGTGGATTTTCTCCCGTTGGGCTTGAGTTAGGCTTTGGCGGCCAAGGACCTCTTCCGCCGTTTACTTTTCAATTGAAAAATGGTTGCACCATGGAGCTTGTCGGAAGAATTGACCGGGTGGATAAAGCAGAAGGTTCAAAAGGGCTGCTGTTGAGAATTGTCGACTACAAATCGAGTGAAAAAGGTCTTGATCTAGCAGAGGTATACTATGGGCTGGCCTTGCAAATGCTCACTTACTTAGACCTGACCATTACGTATTCGAAGGAATGGCTCGGTGTAGAAGCAACGCCAGCTGGCATTTTATACTTCCATATTCATGATCCGCTCATTCAAGCACCGATTCCGCTTGCAGAGGATGAAATTGAGCAGGAAATATTCAAGAAATTTAAAATGAAAGGTCTATTGCTTGAAGATGTAGAAGCGGTGAAGCTAATGGATCAAACGCTTGAATCAGGAAGATCACAAGTCATTCAAGCTGGCTTGAAAAAGGATGGATCGTTCCGTTCTGACTCTGCTGTTTTAAGTGAAGATCATTTTCACATACTCACACAGCACGTTCGGCGTACGTTTGAAGAGGCAGGCGAAAGAATTACAAATGGCGAGGTAGCCATTAATCCATATAAATTGAAGGATCAAACACCATGCCGCTTTTGTTCATTTAAGTCTATTTGCCAATTTGATGAATCGATAGAGGATAATGAATTTAGAGTGCTTTCATCTGAAAAGGATGATGTTGTGATAGAACGGATTAAAAAAGAAGGGGATCAGTATGCAAATACCAAAACCGAATAA